The sequence below is a genomic window from Vespula pensylvanica isolate Volc-1 chromosome 1, ASM1446617v1, whole genome shotgun sequence.
taaataacaaaaattaatatcgctCTAACTCGACCTCcggatttttattaattatggaaaattgttgaaaaaagCTTCCATAACGATTAAGTAATAAGAAGGATTACGtcaaatgtattatttgtaaGGAACTTGAAAAATCTGATTTAATGCCCGTACTATTTCGTTTATCACTAATGCAAATGAATGCTTATGCAATATGAAAATGTTTAGTAGGAAATGTTAAACactcaactttttctttttatatttacagtgGAGGAGAATAGAGAAGCAAAGAACACACTAGCGATGATACGTGAACTAACTTCGAAGGAAGGACCGTAAGTTGCCGTAACTAATTATCAAATGTATTTCCATGTTATACGTCAGAAACGTTCTTGTAGTTTTATATCTCTACGAGAATTTTCAAAAAGTCTCAAAgtcgtttatttaaaattaattcgttgttaacttttatatttaacactCAGGCATACGTTGTACCGAGGAATGGTACCCGTTCTTCAAAGTCTTTGTGCCAgcaatttcgtttatttctatacGTTTCATGGCTTGAAGATGttgagaagtagaagaaatcAAACAGCTGGAAATGATCTTTTGGTAGCATCAATAGCAGGTGCGatcacgaatatttttcttttatacaatttttacgatattaattttatttgtaacgCATCTaaccattctctctctctctctctctctctctctctctctctctctctctctctctctctctctctctctctcttgcaggTGTGATCAACGTGCTGACAACGACACCCCTTTGGGTAGTTAATACGAgattgaaaatgaaaggaatCGGTAGTGTTACCGAAAAGAACAATAACGATTACAACACATTATATGGTAGGTAAAATCGTAAAATCTTATATTATCTCATTgcgtaaaaatgataatgcATTCTCtaaatgcaaaaataaaataaacaaagattCGTAGGACCAATTTGTTTGCGTAAGTCCTACATAGGACGTTAGTTTTGCAATTAAGAAAGTAACGATGACTAAACCGactttcgtttcatttatttcagatGGTCTTTTGCATATATGGAAATATGAAGGATTGGAAAAATTATGGGCAGGTACATTTCCGAGTCTTCTTCTCGTTGCAAATCCAGCGATTCAATTCATGACATACGAgagtataaagagaaaaattgatgCATCCTCTTCTGGCATTCAACCACCAGCTTGGGTCTTTTTCGCTATTGGTGCGATCGCGAAAACGGTCGCTACGACGTTAACTTATCCTTTACAACTAATACAAACGAAACTGAGGGTAATTAgcacaatattatattacaaactaaattaaattttaataatgcatatataatgtaaacgCGTATACGTGCCATTTTTATAGCACGGACACAAGTATCCTGACTTACCACCGAATGCTGGAACTAtccaaattcttttttatattttaaagtaagtcctatataatattttcttcttttgtctaATCTAATTAAATATCGTTCAAGATCTGACGATAAAGATCATAAttctgtatcttttttatttatttatttatttatttatttttctagaaaACAAGGCATACTTGGATTGTACAAGGGAATGGAAGCAAAACTTTTGCAGACCGTCTTAACTGCGGCGTTGATGTTTCTAACTTACGAGAAGATATCAAGATTCGTATTTCGCATACTTCTTCATAGACCTGGTGTCAGATAACGATATGATTATTAGAGGCTGTATTTAAGCATAAATGGGTTacgaaaatttaaataaatatatgttaatgcggcttttcttcttttttccatgttacataatttttatttataatattacttttttaattttaatatgtcTTTGGCAAagtataataaa
It includes:
- the LOC122628384 gene encoding peroxisomal membrane protein PMP34 — translated: MGGNNTGRSIFTYDSLVHALSGAAGSVIAMATFFPLDTVRSRLQLEENREAKNTLAMIRELTSKEGPHTLYRGMVPVLQSLCASNFVYFYTFHGLKMLRSRRNQTAGNDLLVASIAGVINVLTTTPLWVVNTRLKMKGIGSVTEKNNNDYNTLYDGLLHIWKYEGLEKLWAGTFPSLLLVANPAIQFMTYESIKRKIDASSSGIQPPAWVFFAIGAIAKTVATTLTYPLQLIQTKLRHGHKYPDLPPNAGTIQILFYILKKQGILGLYKGMEAKLLQTVLTAALMFLTYEKISRFVFRILLHRPGVR